DNA sequence from the Bdellovibrio bacteriovorus genome:
ATCAAAAACAAATTATCGAACGCGAAATGTGGAACGATCCTCAATGGATCCGTCTAGGCCACTATCGTAAAACTTGGCTTAGTGATTTTAAGTCTCCGTTGTTAGGAAACTTCTTTCTTTCTTCACAAGGTTCTGTGAATCCCCGTGAAGAGTTATTAAAGACCATAGAAGTTCTTTTCAGTTCTGAAGAGAGCGCTAAAAAATATCAGTGTCATTACCTTGCGCGCACGTCATGGCTGAAAAGCGCGCTTAAGATGGATGCGCAAGACATCGTCGTCTGTCCTGAGCGCGATGCTTGGAAAAAACAACTGGGTGCCACAGAATTATTTCTAGTCTTTGCCTCAAGTGATCTGAACAGCGCGGGCTCTAGCTTCGGTCATACTTTTCTTCGTCTGCACAACCCTAAAAATGTGAAGCAGCTAGAACTTCTGGATTATGGAATTAACTATGCGGCGATGACCGGACCCGACGGTGGCGCGCTTTACGCCTTGAAGGGCCTTTTTGGTTTCTATCCCGGAAATTATTCGATGCTTCCCTATTATCAGAAAATGCGCGAGTACACGAACCTCGAAGGAAGAAACCTTTGGGAGTATCGCTTAAATCTTTCCGCTTCTGAAGTTTCGTTTTTAATCGATCATTTGCTTGAGCTTGAGGGCAGCTATGCTGATTATTATTTTTTAAGCGATAATTGCTCTCAGCAAATTTTGGAACTTATTGAAGTTGCAAAACCACATTTAGATCTGTCGAGCCAGTTCCATGATGCGACAATCCCCTTAGACACCGTAAAGACGTTGAATGATCACTGGCTGCTTTCCGATGAAAAACTGCGCCTTTCGCTTCAAACAGAGTGGCGAGCTCGTTACGCAGGATTAAATTTAGCTCAGAAAAATGCGCTTAAGAAAATAGTGCGACATCAAGATACTTCTTCACTCGCAAATTTAGACGTGAAAGAAAAGGCCGAAACTCTCGAGGCCTCTATCAGCTATCTAGCGGTGAAAGAATATCGAGAGGAAAAAGAATATAAAAATGAGAAATATGCTTTGTCAGTGGCGCGTGCGCGGCTGGGTCCTCAAACATCTCCTGTGCAAAT
Encoded proteins:
- a CDS encoding Lnb N-terminal periplasmic domain-containing protein, with the translated sequence MVRNFVFCLFLIAPLFTWGFSLDKVSEYQKQIIEREMWNDPQWIRLGHYRKTWLSDFKSPLLGNFFLSSQGSVNPREELLKTIEVLFSSEESAKKYQCHYLARTSWLKSALKMDAQDIVVCPERDAWKKQLGATELFLVFASSDLNSAGSSFGHTFLRLHNPKNVKQLELLDYGINYAAMTGPDGGALYALKGLFGFYPGNYSMLPYYQKMREYTNLEGRNLWEYRLNLSASEVSFLIDHLLELEGSYADYYFLSDNCSQQILELIEVAKPHLDLSSQFHDATIPLDTVKTLNDHWLLSDEKLRLSLQTEWRARYAGLNLAQKNALKKIVRHQDTSSLANLDVKEKAETLEASISYLAVKEYREEKEYKNEKYALSVARARLGPQTSPVQIPQPRSPLSSPNSVAWYLGYGQFDHEDFYRFKFRRAFHDLLSDDSGLSPFSHLEILSFDFRYFSENQNLDLYEAVLLKSFSTAPVTTLDTPVSWRVEVGTMPKLVPYFNLAAGFSFDFSFLEATRISLLGVSENLNLTEVAQPHLGPEILLMTKTPGMRALVGTKYLYNTSEGRGFFENKAGVSFDVLNFEIRLEGRVRDELPEFTASVIF